CTGACAGTGGGGGTTCTGGCCTGGTTTCACCGCAGTTGGACAATGAAATTTGGCATGTTTGTCTTTTTCATTTTCTGGGCAGGTTATCTCGTGGAGGTTGCCGGTGTATTTACAGGCGCCATTTTTGGCTCTTACAACTATGGCAATGCATTTGGAATTAAAATAGCTGCTGTACCGCCGCTGATTGGGATAAACTGGGTCATGCTGGTCTATATCACAGGAATCATTTCTCAGGGAATGGCCAAAAATATCTGGGTAAGAGTAACGATCGGTGCGGCATTGCTGGTACTGCTTGATTTTCTGATCGAACCCATGGCAATGACCCACGATTTCTGGTCATGGCGCGACAATCGTATTCCTGCGCAAAATTATTTCGCATGGTTTCTCATCGGCTGGGTCATGCAGTATGGATTTCACAGCCTGACAGAGGAAAAATCCAATCCGCTGGCTTTGCCGGTTTATCTGATACAAATTATATTTTTTGCTACTTTTATGGTCGTCAGGCTGGGTGTTTCCTAAAAATTGAATAATGAAAAAAATCCTTTTTCTTTTTGTCTTATCAATATGGTTTTTCAATTCAGAGGCCCAGAATCTGGGCGGTGGATTGTCTCTGGGGTTTAATGCCAGCCAGGTAGACGGCGATAATTTCCGCGGGTTTAATAAGGCGGGTTTCAGCGTCGGCGGATTCGTTACCTATCCCCTCAACGACAGGTTTTCCCTTCAGCCCGAAATATTGATCGAACAATTGGGCAGCGCCAACCAGCAGCAACTGATTGTACAAACTACCTATTTCGATGTACCCGTACTGCTAAGTGCAACCGTGCCGATCGAACTGGGCGAGACTACACAGGAAATACAAGTTGTGGCCGGACCGGTTATTGGCGTATTGTTAGGCGCCCGGGATTTTAACTTTGATATTACCAATCAAATAAAAAAGGTGGATTACCGGGCTACAGCGGGCATTGCTTACCGCCTGGGAAGGGCAAGCCTGGGTATCCGTTATGGTTATTCTCTCAGTACGTTTGCCAAAGGAACCTCAAATGTCGGGCTGTTTCTTACAGGCCCCTATCACCATTACGTCAATTTTTCCCTTCATTACATAATTAAGGAATAGAGGAATTGACCCACACCCGGTGACTGGCAAAATACCCTTCTCCACGAAAGATGAATACGTATTCACCTGATTTCCATCTGTTTACAGGAACCTGAAAGATTTCCGGCAAGGTATTTTGTGTCAGTACCCTGATGCCCGCAATTTGTTTGTCAGGCGTAAGAATGATGAGTTCGACGGTCTTGCGGGTGTGGTAGGAAAAATTAAATAATTCCTTCGCATGGAAAAACTGAGCGGAGTTTTCACCTGTGGATCGCGGAATCGCACGCTGGAAAAGGCCCGATTCAGGTTGCCGTTCATTTTCCGGCTGAAGAATATGAATAACCACTTCCGGAAACCCCTCAGCCAAAGCCATTGATACAGAAAGAAAACAGCTAAGTAAGAGTATGATTCGTTTCATTCAATATTTTTATGCTTGAAAAATAGTAACAGATGAAATAAAAATCCTGTTCCTTTCCACTCGTTTATTACAAGGAATCAGCCAGCGTTTTATAAATTGCAGTTGCTTTCGTTAATTTGAAGCTAGATTGAAGAGATTATGACCTTACGTGTGTTTGTTACCGGGGGAACGTTTGACAAGGACTACGACTATCTGACCGGAGAGCTATTTTTTCGGGAGACCCAATTGCCTGAGATGCTTCGGCTTGGACGTTGTACCATTGATGTAAACCTGCGTACCCTGATGATGATCGACAGTCTGGAGATGACAGAGGAAGACCGGGAATTGATCGTCAGAAATTGCCGCTCATGCCCCGAAGACCGGGTGGTAATCACTCACGGTACAGATACGATGGTAAAAACTGCAAAGAAAATTGCCGCAAGTAATATTGAAGGAAAAACTGTTGTGCTAACCGGTGCGATGGTTCCCTATAAGTTTGGAAGTTCTGATGGATTTTTTAATCTCGGCAGCGCCCTGGCTTTTGCCCAGACACTTCCTCCCGGTGTATATGTAGTGATGAATGGCCGATACTTTGATTGGGATAATGTGCGAAAAAACCGCCAGACAGGATTTTTTGAAGAATTAAAACCGGAAAACAGATCAGGAGAGGAATAAGATTGGTGCTGAAAAAAATCAATCAAATCTGATTGCCTGAAGCGGGGTGATCCGGTTGATAATTGTAGTGGGGATCAGCATGGCGATTGTACAGATGCCGATGACGGCAAGATTTACCCCGATAAACCGCATCCAGACCCAGGCAACAGGCACAGTTTCAATGAAGTAATCTTCCTGACTAAGTCTGAACCAGCCAAAACTATCCTGTAATCCAATAAGCCCAAGTCCCAGTATATTGCCGATAACGACACCGATAGTTACCAGAAAAAGCGCATTCCAGATAAACATTCGCCTTACACGAAAAGCGGGAAGCCCGATCGCTTTGAGGATACCCACCATCCGGGTGCGCTCAATGATCACAATCAGCATGACGGAAGTCATATTGATAATGGCAACCACGACCATGAGAATGAGGATAAACCACACATTCTGATGCTGTAATTCCAGCCAGTCAAAAATCTCCCGATACAGATAGGTAATCGGTTCGGCGCCAAATTGAAACGGCGTCATTTCATTAATCTGCAACGTCGCCTCCTCGATGACATCAAGTGAATTAAGGTTTACCTCAAATCCCGAAACCTGATCTTCCTGCCAGTGCCAGATTTTTTGCAGCAGGCGCATATCGCAGATCATGATATTGTTGTCAAATTCTTCCATTCCCGTTTCGTAAATCCCCGCAACTTCCACTTGTCTCCGGCGGGGTGGGGGAGGAAGAAACATGAGCCGCGCTTTGTCTCCTACTTTGAGGTCAAGATTGCGCGCCTGTTTGCGGGAGACGAGGATTTGTAAAGACTCTTCCGACCCGGTGAGATCGGGAATTTGTCCTTCTTTCAGCACGGTGCTGAAAAAATGCCAGTCATAGGTACTGTCCACT
The Bacteroidia bacterium DNA segment above includes these coding regions:
- a CDS encoding carotenoid biosynthesis protein → MERSERSEKLVIGFLVIFHFVGIIGLHLDETRPLFQSLTPLNLLLTVGVLAWFHRSWTMKFGMFVFFIFWAGYLVEVAGVFTGAIFGSYNYGNAFGIKIAAVPPLIGINWVMLVYITGIISQGMAKNIWVRVTIGAALLVLLDFLIEPMAMTHDFWSWRDNRIPAQNYFAWFLIGWVMQYGFHSLTEEKSNPLALPVYLIQIIFFATFMVVRLGVS
- a CDS encoding porin family protein, with translation MKKILFLFVLSIWFFNSEAQNLGGGLSLGFNASQVDGDNFRGFNKAGFSVGGFVTYPLNDRFSLQPEILIEQLGSANQQQLIVQTTYFDVPVLLSATVPIELGETTQEIQVVAGPVIGVLLGARDFNFDITNQIKKVDYRATAGIAYRLGRASLGIRYGYSLSTFAKGTSNVGLFLTGPYHHYVNFSLHYIIKE
- a CDS encoding asparaginase domain-containing protein; translated protein: MTLRVFVTGGTFDKDYDYLTGELFFRETQLPEMLRLGRCTIDVNLRTLMMIDSLEMTEEDRELIVRNCRSCPEDRVVITHGTDTMVKTAKKIAASNIEGKTVVLTGAMVPYKFGSSDGFFNLGSALAFAQTLPPGVYVVMNGRYFDWDNVRKNRQTGFFEELKPENRSGEE
- a CDS encoding FtsX-like permease family protein, whose translation is MNFEYFFAKRITFQTERAASGLVVRLSVISIALAVATMEISLSVVQGFQTEIQKKVVGFGSHIQIGNYYHEEDTEILPLPKQEPAIDSVRALPYVVSVSPYVYRTGLFKSDAGWDGVLLKGVDSTYDWHFFSTVLKEGQIPDLTGSEESLQILVSRKQARNLDLKVGDKARLMFLPPPPRRRQVEVAGIYETGMEEFDNNIMICDMRLLQKIWHWQEDQVSGFEVNLNSLDVIEEATLQINEMTPFQFGAEPITYLYREIFDWLELQHQNVWFILILMVVVAIINMTSVMLIVIIERTRMVGILKAIGLPAFRVRRMFIWNALFLVTIGVVIGNILGLGLIGLQDSFGWFRLSQEDYFIETVPVAWVWMRFIGVNLAVIGICTIAMLIPTTIINRITPLQAIRFD